CTCGCCAGATCCTGCTCGGCAGACTCCTGTGCGTCGCCGGGTCGGGTTCCACCGCGACATGGTTCTTCGTGTCCCCCGCGATGCAGGGCATGACTGCTGCCATTCCCGTGCTGCTGGGTTCACTGCTGGTGGGACTCGGCTTCGTCGTCGGCGGACCGGCCATGCAGTCGATCGTGCCGAACCTCATTCGCCCCGGTGAACTGTCCACCGCAATGGCACTGAACAGCATGCCGATGACCATCGGACGCATCATCGGTCCCGCGGCAGGGGCCTACCTCGCGGCGCACCTCGGGCCTGCGGTGGCCTTCGCGGTCAGCACGGGCCTGCATCTGCTGTTCGCCCTCCTGCTGATCGCGGTGCAATTCCCGGCCCCGCGTCCGCTGCGCGAGGGCGCGGACTACCGGGTGCGGGTCGCGGTCCGGTACGTCATGCGGGACCGCCCCCTGCTGCTGGCTCTGCTGGCGGTGACGACGGTCGGTGTGGCGTCCGACTCCTCGATCACGCTGACTCCGTCGATCGCCGACGCACTCGGGGGCGGCCCCAGCCTGGTCGGGACGTTGTCGGCGGTGTTCGGTGTCGGCGCGGCAGTCGGCATGGGCATTCTGGCCCTGCTGCGGGGCAGGATCGTCTCGGCCCGCGTGTCGTCAATCGGCCTCATCGGCCTCGGCGCGGGGTGCGCAGTGCT
The DNA window shown above is from Mycolicibacterium confluentis and carries:
- a CDS encoding MFS transporter encodes the protein MTADKKHGLGRTQPRNAAGLMFDPVFGVLFWGKVFSVVAVWTHSIVAAIVMYDATQSALMVGLVGVMQFGPQLILTPTSGKWADTGNPARQILLGRLLCVAGSGSTATWFFVSPAMQGMTAAIPVLLGSLLVGLGFVVGGPAMQSIVPNLIRPGELSTAMALNSMPMTIGRIIGPAAGAYLAAHLGPAVAFAVSTGLHLLFALLLIAVQFPAPRPLREGADYRVRVAVRYVMRDRPLLLALLAVTTVGVASDSSITLTPSIADALGGGPSLVGTLSAVFGVGAAVGMGILALLRGRIVSARVSSIGLIGLGAGCAVLAAASVPAVAVTGFALAGLGFGWAMTGLSTVVQERAPEELRGRIMALWLVGFLGSRPIAAVVLGGTADAVGVYAAFAVAAALCIAVALWCRPATLTGPLPSPQGVPGAS